The DNA region TGTCAAAGTCTCTTATGTCAGTGTTGTTGATTGCTTAATGTATGTTATGGTATACACTAGACCATATTTGACACAAGTTGTAAATCAAGTTTGTAAGTTTATGTCCAAACTAGGAAATCATCATTAGGAAGCAGTCAAGTGGATCTTCAAGTAATTGAAGCATACTATGAGTTATGGTATCATGTTTAGCAGTGAACAGGGTGATCCTTTAATTGTAGGATATGTTGATTCTGACTATGCTGGTGATATTGATGATAGATGGTCTATAATATGGTGTGTTTTTACTTTAGTAGGAAATCATCAGTTCAATCCATAGTGGTCATGTCGACAGCTGAAGCAGAGTACATGGCGGCAGGCGAAGCTCCGAAAGCCTTATAATAGGATTGGTGAGAGAATTCGGTGTTGAATAAGGTGGAGTTTAGATATTACTTTAAAAAGTTCATACTTCAGAGAATACAACTGATATGTTGAACAAATCAGTCATCAGTGGCAAGTTCAGACATTTCTTGGACTTGTTATATGTTTCTCAGTGTTAAGTAGGAGGTAGTGTTAAGTAGGAGGTGTACTTCCCCAATTTCTAGGATGAATCGTCATGCAGAAAATCTTCATAGAGGTTTGATATTCTCTAAGGTGAAGATTGTTGAGTGGCTCATATTGTTGAGGTAATTATGGGTTGTTGAGAGTATAACTCATATTATTGAAATAATTATGGATAAAGGGAAATTGGATATTAGGGTTTTAGATAAATGGAacctaatatatatatatatatatatatatatatatatatatatatatatatatatatatatatatatatatatatatatattcaatcAACTCATATGACAAAAATAAAGGAAATTATAATTGTGAAGACAAACTTCTAACATTGTTTTATGTTTTGATGAAGTCAAAGTATCAATACCAAATGCATTACCAAAGAAGGAAAAAGTTTCAAAGTTCAAAGGAATCTATGGTGACAAGATTTGGAAATCAAGCAATCATCAAAATGAAATTGGACTTTGATGGATTGATCTTAAGAATAAGGTACAAGTTACAATTGAGATTTGTATATTACCATAATACTCAGAACAATCTTGCATCTCTCATCTCTAAGCATACAAACTTGTTTTGAAATTAATTAACTTAATAGCATATGATTACAAATTGGTTTTTAGATTTTCAAAAATATGTAATCGGTTACATTAATGTGTTAATCGGTTACATGAACAAAAAACTGTATTTTTGAAAAACATAGTAGTTGTAACCGATTAACCAAACCCTCTAACCGGTTATAAACCcgaattttaaaaaaaaatattttttcagaTATAACTGTAACTGGTTAGGATAATGTGTTAACCGATTACAACTGAACTAGTGACACTTTCTCATTTTCAATCTAATTCCAACTAACTTAAAACTTCATCTATCAATCATGACAATGATTCATGATATTACACTCTTTTCAAAAGGTATTATTTAAGTATAAATAGCTATGAATTTAGATTTTTAATTACACATCTTTCTAACAATTCAAATTCATGTATTTCTCAATTTTTATCTAAATGCCTTAAACGAAAAACTTAGCAAAACTTCTGCATTAAATTAAAGTGCTCATAATTGATACAAATATAAAATCTTTATTAATTATTCAAAATTATGTATTATTCATCGAGTGGTGTGCTTTCTCTTATTGCTTTCTGTTAAGTATAAAATCTTCATTACTTATTACTTATTACTTATTCATTTCTCATAATTATGTATTATACATTGTGAATTAGTAACCATTACATATAAGTAAAAGTGGTGAGTTGTGTGCTTTCTCTTATTTCTTTCTGTTAAGTATAAAATCTTCATTACTTATTACTTATTCATTTCTCATAAGTATGTATTATACATTGTGAATTAGTAACCATTACCTATAAGTAAAAGTGGTGTGCTTTTGTGAATTAGTAACCATTACCTATAAGTAAAAGTGGTGTGCTTTCTCTTATTGTTGTAAAATCAAAAAATAGTGTGCCATTGTGATTTTGAATATAGACTAGAAAAATGGCTGCAGTAGACTCTAATATACTACCACCTTCCCTTTATAAACTCTTTGAAGGAGGACCATCTAAATCTTAAGTGATGTAAAATTTCaaagataaaaaaaataatttttaaaatggAAAAACTAAGGCACATTTAAACctttaatttttaaattaaacAAATTCtaaattgtttttattttattttaaatctcAACCTTAAAATGTTTTTAGCCACATGTCTTATATATCTATGATTCTAAATAGAGAAATGTCTTGTATCCATAATTTTAAATGGAACAATCTTCTAAATGGAGAATACCCAAACTATTTTTTTATAAGTCCAAGTATTCTTCACTAAGAAATTTGTGCACCCTTAATCATAAAAGACTTCAAAAGGCCAATCTTAAGTAAAACTGCATGTTTCTAGAACGAAAGTAAAATTATTAAAATTGAGACAAACTGATAGACACGGGTTGAAAATCAATTTGTAAAACATGTACATCATGTGCATGTTAAAATCAAGTAATAAGTCATTCGTACACAATTCAACTATATATATGTCCAATGAAATGGACTAAATGATTCACTCTTCCCAGCATACCATCCCATGGCAAATACCAAGACTATACAGTTAAACACACAAACATTTGCCAAAACCAAAATATTCAACAATTAAGAAAGACAAACCATTCAAGGGTCTAACCCATCAACATGGTTAACAATGTCGGTCTGTTTTCGGTAAATAATCATGTCAACGAGATCTGTGATTTTGCATTCCTTCAATTCTGCAAGCTCCGTCAGGCAACAACTGGATCATCTTTCTGTAAAAAAACGTTTGAAATTAATTATAGGACAAAGAAATTTCAAAAATCTAAAATGAACCCCACATTCAAGTAATCCTGTATTAACAAAAAATTGAACTTGCACAGACCTTACAAGGCGCTTAGGCTCATGTTGACCTGAATTGGTTGAGGATGATATATCCTAAACGGATCCCTAGCTCAATGTAGCAGGAATAATCCCCTCAATTTTTCAAGGAATTGTTGCGCTGACTGAGTATCCATTATCTGTTTGCAAAATTGGAAGTAGATAATACCCTTAAACCACGGACTAAAACAACGTCTGTAATTACAAAGCACATCTGTTCAACTATAATGTTGATTATCAAGACGCCAAAAAGTCTAAATAAACACATGTTAAAGCTCACTAGCTTGTCTGTAAAACATCCAATTTAAACATTTTGACGTCGTGATAATCAAAGAATTTAGTTATATACTGCTATAACTTAACAGTTCAGCATTCACTTCTAAACACAAACGCTCATGTGATGTATACTTACTTGCCCACAGGGATTTAAAAGCTTTTAGTTTCATGTAAGTTCATATTTCAAGGGTAACCCACTTCAGACATTTTTCCGGTTTCCAACAACAGTTATATAGCCATTTTAATATTGAAAATTGCTACAAATTGACATGATTGTTTTAGAAGAATTAGGAACAATAGATCAAGGTTTTGTGAATGAACAATAGTAATCCATTCAACAGCAACTTAGAGTTCAACAACAGTTCAAAAAAATCACAAACATATCACAACTAACCACAAGTTTCACATAACATCATTAAAGAGATCAATCTTTATGTCACAGAATGAGTTACTGATCCCCATTGATACAATAAGCTCTGAATTTTATTTAGAAGAGACAAAAGACAATAAAACTAGATGCAAACAACCAATGGCTTACCACAACTATTTTAAGACCCTGAAGATGATTTCTGAACCCAAACTTGTTTCTGCAGACAGAAAAGCATTTTAAAGGGTGATTCAAGCAAAGAGGTGGGACAGAATACATCAATATAACATGTATACCTCATGAGTACTAGGTCCAACAACAcctttctttgaaagtttccCTTCACTCAAAATGACTGTACCATCATCCTTCACTATATAGGGAGCCCCACGGCGAGTAAAAATTCTTTGTGAACCTACAGAGCTCAAAAAATTGGTTGAAGCATTTATCCATTAGAATCCAGATAAATACATTCTATTGTTTATATCATGATTTTTTTTCCATAATGAGTAGAGACACCAACCATTCTCAACAGATGGACCACTACGTCCAACTGCAGAAGCTGAGAATTCCCCACTCCTGTTTCCCGAATAAACATTTTCTTTTACTTCCCCTGCTAAAAATTGAAAATAACCACCATACAAAAGATTTCAACCACTCAGCTTTGTTTTGAAATTTCAAGCGGGGAAAAGAAGATGTCATGGTCCTGATTTATACTAAACGGAAATACATCATCTATTTTGTGTGTGAACAGCTTGTTGTCAAGTCCTTGATCATACCTTCAACTGATTCAGGATTTGACAGTGTAGGCTGTGCCACTGAGGATGATGAGAGCTCATTACCAGAATGTGAAGAATCGGAACGGCGAAGAGGTGCCCAAACACCACGATCAGGCCTTCTAGTACGTTTTTCTGTTTTATCACCAGAAATACTCAAGCCATGCAAATCTCTTCTTACGAACTTCTCACTCAAATCCCTTTTAGAATCCCCTTCAGAAGTAACTTGCCCAGCATCATGACTATAGACTTGATCACTTAATCCAGACCTTGAACCAAAAGGACGAGGTAGTCGCTTCCCATTCTCAGAAGTTAAGATTTGAATCTTATGTTGTCCAGCAGATGTGGATTGACTTTGACGAGAATCATTATTTAGAAGTATGTTCCTAATCAATCTTCCACCAGCTTCACGCCTTTGGTTCTGTTTTGAAGTAGTTGAAATGGCCGAATTTGCAGATTGTGCAATTTGCTGTTTAACCACACCTTCAGTGGCCTGAAAGTTCCACAAAAAGttcataataaaatttaataaGGCGAGCTTATTCATGTTTGAGTGACTCTACTGCTCCAAATTAACTTTCAAGGAAGGGCAGCACTCAATATTTCTGACCagaaaagaaaaataagatgTCTACCTAAACAAAGAATAACTAAAATCTAGCATAGAACTGGAGAAAGTAAATTTCATTTTTCTTTGCTTATATGGAATAAGAACATTATTTTCTTTTAGGAAATACAAGACTTTAAGATGATTAATAAAAGTAAGTGAATTGGAGATTAGCCAGATACTGATGAAGAGAGGAGAAAATTTAACGGGTAAAATTAAACCTACTTTAGGAACTTCCCGTTGTTTTCCTTTCAGAAGGAGGATTTTTTTCTTTCCAGAGTCAGAAGTCAGTGGTATTCCAGAGACAGGACCTTCAATGCCATGCACTGCATATTCATTAACCAAAAATAATACAACCATAATATTTATCAGCTAAAATACATGAGACTTGGACTTAAAAGCACAATTGCAATTGCTGAATCttcaaaaaaaatataatttgGATGCTGTTTTTGTTTCTTCAAAAGTAAGTGAATTCCCGTATGTTTTCAAAATATTATATCCACCAACTTTTTGAGAAGGGGAAAAGGAGAATGATAGCAGGGAACCCAGATACttcaaaaaaataaatatattgACACGCATCTATAAGGATGCTAGTTGCCATGTGTGCAAATGCTTTGTCCAACCAAGTCCAACAATAACTTAATTATCAAAATGAAAGTTGTGTGGCTCAGATTTTTTCATTAATATATTAACTATCAGCTCAAATTCTCATCTCTTACATTTCTAAGGCTGGATACGATGAGCCCTCATTTAGTTCCATTTAGAGTGATAGTAGAGATCCTTCTTATATGGGAACCCAGCTACTAGTAATATTCTTAAGCATTTGGACACTTGAAAAATGCTTACCACATCTGTGGTTCATGGATTACTTACAAAAACTTGCTTGTGCAGCATTCCCCTCAATTATTTATCATTCTGTTATACTTCAAACAGATATGATTCTTACTGTGACCCCCTCATTTAATTTTTTAGTGTAATCTAAGGATAGTTCTTATAATGGAACCCAGCCATTAGTAATAATTTTAAGCATTTGGACACTTGGAAAGATACACACTCCTGCTTTGGTTGATGGATTACTGTTATGGAAACTTCTTTATGAAGTATTCTCTTCCATTATTTATCATTCTTTTATACTCCATACAGAGTCTCAAATGATTATAAACAATTACATGGAGTTTCTGGCGGACGATCTGAAAATAGATCATCTTGTTCGAAAGAGTTTGGGAAAATGACCCAAATAAGAATGGGTTTGTGTCCTGGAAAAGTTCTCTCTAAAATTTTTGCTATAGTGTTAGCGTTTTAAAGCAATCAATTGATTCAGATAAGTATGGTTTTATTTGAGTAACAACAATTCAGTGATTACCACTTCTTGTGCAAGTTGCTTATATTTAATAAAGGAAGCCAGAGTCTGTTTGTTTCAGATTTCTTAATAAAATTATCATATTTAGGAGGAATAGAGGAACACTGGTTGCACCCTAATGAGCGATGGACGAACAGGGAATTGAGTGAATTATCATTAAGTTTTTTTAGAAGTTTTTAATTGTTATTTGCTACTATTTTGAATGCTTTATGTTGTTTTGATTTGTCCCAGTATTGCAATATTTATGAATTCATAAATTTGGTAGGATCTTACGATCCGTGTTACGATCCCCCGATTCACAATCTTGTTACCCCTACCCGGTCTTGCGTAAGATCACGAGTCTGACTACCTTGAGTGTACTAGATGAAAGAAGACATTTAAAAAGTGGTTTTTATTATTGTAAGCAAATAATTAGTTTTTTCTTTAtcttaaataataacaaagatTAGTTTACATGAAAACTGTTCTTAATCTTTAAATATGCGAGTCCTCAATCATTTAAGAGGAATGCTACATTCAGACCACTAGTTATTATTAGTTTGGGAGACAACTGCCAAAACAAGTTTTAGGAGGTCATTTGGATGGATGGAAGAtatctctttctcttctaatcAGCTGATCCCTATAATATGTATACCCTATACAATTCCTGTTGAAAAAAATTCTATACTTCTCAAGAATTGAGAATCTAGACTCAAGATTCTAATTTAAATTGGAATTTTCATTTTTATCAAAATGTGGGGGCTGTAGGTCAGTAGTAGTCACAAATCTTCATCGCTTCTATTACAGTATGAAGATTGTTAGCCGGTTTGACATTCAAAGCTCGCTCTAAAGTTATATTCGTAGTTTTGCCAAGCAATTCATACAAGGAACAAATACAGAATTACAGCCATTAGGTTGCTCTTTTCTCAAAGGAAGGTTGTTAGCCGGTTTGACATTCAAAGCTAGCTCTAAAGTTATATTCATAGTTTTGCCAAGCAATTCATACAAGGATCAAATACAGAATTACAGCCATTATGTTGCTCTTTTCTCAAAGGAAGCCATCTAAACATATAACTGGAAAGCTGGGGCAAAGAAAAGAAACAAAAGGAAACTAAATAGATAACCTCTGCAAATGAATGACTCCCCATCCCAACCCCCAGTTTCTCCTTGTCATATAATTATGATTGTTAGGTCTAGTTTTTTTGAAAAACTTTCACTTTAGTATCTTAATTTTATGATTTTATGTATGATATGGTCATTAATGTAGCATGATATTATCTGGTGCTGATGTACTTGCACTCTTTATTAGTGTGGTTTGCTACTTTGCTTTATTACGGAGTTGGAAGTTGGAACAATGAATTTTTGATGTGTTAAAACTGTTTTATATTATGTATATATCCCATTTATAGGTTCCTCTAAATTTGGGTGAACTGTTACTAGTTTATGAGTCGAGTCTACTAGTTTATGAGTCGAGTCTACGAAAGCTCCACCAATAACCTGCTTTTGTAGACTCCGAGATCATGCCAATAATAACCATAGGTAACGAACAGATGTCACTAGGAGTTGGTTGGTACAATAAAATCGCAGAGACAAAAGCTAAAGTCATTGAAATTTCGTTTTGCATGGGATTTGGATGTCTAAAGAAAAGATTTTTGTTTTGGTTTAAAATTGCATGCCATAAATTTTGCAATGAAATGTGCAAGCAATTAAAAGCAAATTACACATATTAAGTTATTGACAGAGAAAACAGAAGACAAGGAACTAGGCATATGCAATGTGAAAGTAGATTACAAAACATTGGATGCTGATGAAAAATAACTATACCACACTAGAGATATTCACAAGACAAAGCTTATCTAACAAAATCTAAAGGCAGATCAGATGACTTACAAGATTCAATTTCATAAATTCCTTTTATACTTGATTCAGCAGACTGATCTTCATGCCTGGGGACCACAGTAAAGGCTGATTTGTCTTTCGAGTCTTTCCGATTAACATTCTTGACATTGTCCTTCTGAACATACTGAAAACCAAAACTAATTTTCATTAGGTGGCACAAATCGATGGGGCTTTTGCAAGCACAAATAGAAACATCAATACATAACAACAATACAAGAGTCAGGCTATCCCAAGACATGTAGAAATGATAAACTTCCCTTTACTACCCTAACTTAATTGATCCCTTTCAATTCACATCTATCTGGGTCAATACATCCAACTCGCATGCGGGTCACGTCGCCACaaaaataaaaaggaaataaATCAAAATATAAATAGAGAAATATTGACTCACTGTTTGGCTTTGCTTGGTTTTGGTAAAAGAAACAAAAGCGTGAGATAGAAGAGAAGGGAATAGTTTAATAAGTTCCTTCTTAATTTATTGTTTTTTCCAAGGAAATTAATCGATTGTTTATTTGAAGGGaaggaagaaaaaaaagaattgaaaaagaTGGGTTTAGATCAAAGCCCAACCCATTTGGCCCCAAACTTAGCCCAATTAAATAGAAAATTCAAGTATTAATAAGACAAAATATacattgaaaaataaaaacataGAGTTTGAGATCTTCAGTTTAAGAAGATTCACAAAGTTTACATAATTAATAAATCACTTCAATAGTATTACTATGCATGAGTATGCCTCTGTGTGTTTCTTACTACGCCTTATGTCAATATAGTCAATAGCAGCCGTGGCAAACGTTGTAACACTGTTGTGTAGCGTAGCAGCTCCTAGACACTATCCGAAACATTGTGTTGTGTTTGGGGCCAGATAGTGGTCAAGTAGCAGGCAAATAACAAACAAATACCTGCAGTGGCGGCCACTACAGTGAAGCTCCTGTAAAAACCTAATATTTATGGCCTCAACTTATTATGATTGTTCCCACTGTTCTTTTGGACTTTTGGTCATTTCATCCTAAAACTTACTTGCTTAATATTGAGTTTGAATATCAATAACAATGAACTTCAATTATTAGTGCCGAATATGTCTTCAATATTGTGTTTTTTTTTAGCTTTTATTATGGTAAGATGGTATGAATTTCTTGTATTGCTCCCTTAAACTCGACATAGTGACTATACTGTTCCTCTATCCCTATCTGACATTGATTACATAGCTAAATGCTATTAAAGAGATTTTATAAAAAAATCTTAAACACAACtaaataaatgaaaaatattaattaGAATTGATTTCGAATCTCAAGAAACTACATCACAAAGTGATAAAGATATATGAATACATCAAACAAAAATACATGCAAGAGATATTTCTTTCTCGAAAATAAACACTAAAGATTTTATCAAAAATAAGTTAAATTATATTAAATGAGATCATTCTTGTGTAACATAATTATTTTATGATCAAAATATGATAATTTCATTTGTTGATTAATTTAAACTAATTTAACTTACATACATTTTCTATCATAGTGATAttttatttgacatttttttaTGCTAATTAACAATCCAACTGTCCAAAAACATATTAAACAGAAGGAGCTATGAGTTTGAGATTTAAAAAACATAGATGAAGGTCAAATGCTTCTAAGGACCCATAAACTCAATTAATAGTTGAAACGGGACTTGCAGCTTGTTAGTGTGTGGGGATGGAGGTCTGGGATTGCAATGCAACCTACATAAAAAATAATCGATTTATCCTCCCAAGTTTGTTCTTTGTGATGTCACATGTTAATGTTCAATCGGCTAGTCAGTAACCCCCAAAGAATATGACATTTTGTTTGTTTTGGCTCAGGAAAATTTCCATGGTACTTTCCTACAAAAGATAGGTTGCTATCTATTATTTCAATCACTTGTGTtcatacaaagataagaaatttAATAATGTCCAAGAATATTGGTTGACACTAGAGTAGATATTATCAAGGTGTGTGCGTGCGCGCGCCTTTGTGAAAGTAATATGAAACATTCAGTTTAACGAATAAAAAAACAAGTTGTTTTCCTAGATTTTACATCAAAGGTATTGATGATTGAAAGAAGAGATTTGCTACCTAAACACAAATCCGTACACCAACACTGTATAACTATAAGGTTGGTGCTACTTCTTTTCATTAATTATTATGTTTCCTACTCTTTTATTTGAGGACAATAACCATTCGAGCTGTATTTTGAAAGATGTCCAATACGATGTCATAAAATTTGTGTTTACCTAGCAAATCTTAAAAGAATAAAGTCACTGCTTAAATCGGTTATGATGAAATATGTGTTTTGAAGAGAGAAGAGAGAGCTTTTGGAGTGGGCCCTAAAATCAGAGTGGGCTGGCCCATAGAATGAGCAAGGGCAAACTGTTTAATATAAAAAATACTAAAAACATTAGGGCTTCTCCTCCTAAGCCATCACTAGCCCACAGGATTTATGAGGCTTTTTGGTCATGTGAGCTTTTATGATGTGAGCTTTTTAGCATTATGGACTATATTACCCTAACACATGCAGGTCATGATTGAGCTCAGCGGGCTGGCTAAATTGACAGCTTCGGATGCAGCGGAGCAGCCACAATCCCCAACACCAAAGATCATTGATACAATATGATCAGTTCTgtatatatatatagttatagaaCTACTCAAAGAGTAGTCAAATTGTAGCTGGAGAGAAGCTGTGATATAAGCGGGCTTGGCTAGAAAAGAATGAAAGATAAGCTGAAACCCAGCAAGAAGCTGGACAAAACATGTGTTTGGCTGTTAAGAAATGCCAATACATAGTGCAAGCAAAGCGAATATAGATTGCATGTTGCTGAATGAGAGGTGGACTACTGGAATATGCTGTATCTTGGGTGGGCCATGTGATCTTTCTGTTTGGGAAGACAGAAGCTTGTAAAATCCCCATCTCTATATTGATGAGCTGTGCAATGAAGAACATAGGCTGCTAAACCTAAAATACCTCACTGCATGCTATAGGTCTAGGAGACCAAAAACTCCTTCAAAAAATAATAACAAAAGTAAATTTGAGCACAGGCGGAGATTTCATTGGCCCTATCAATCATAGTCCATATTGATGTATTACTGATTTCCACACTATTGATAACTATAAATGTAGAAAAAGTAACAGAGTAAATAGTTATGTATGAAATTATATCCATGTGACAAAATATTGAACAACTACTATAAAAGCTTATTGATAAAACTATGTGTATGCTTGTATACATGTCTAACCATTTCACAGTTCACAAACAGTATGGTTTCCAAACAACAACAAGATGGCAAAATATTATTTCTCAGTCACTTGGTAGATAAATACTAATTGAATATTAAAATGCTACACACAGAATTAAGATTATGAGGCTACAAAGGGGGCAATAACAGCATGGTTTCTCTTGCATTTATTGCATTAATAGAAAAGTTGCAATTCTTATGACAACAAAGTCATCGCATTCAAAATGAGTCTAGTGATTACACATTACCTCCAGCAGtataaaaatatatacaattataaATGCACTTGATTATAAAAAGGCTTACCCTTTTCTTTTCGGATCCTCGTCTGGTATTAACTGGGCCAGGCTTGCCATGCAAAGCAGCTCTTGCTCTTCTGCCGACTTTTGTTGCTGCTGATGAAACCTAAGACAGGAATGTGTATTGCATGTCAGGCATTTACCCAAGGAGGAGACCATCTTAAATTGTATTTATTTGTAATTTAATAAATTTCGTATATATGAAACCAGAATAATTTCACCCAACAGGAGAAGAAAACTAAAGCCATAAAGATGTGAAGGCACGATAACATAAGTGAACAATGCATATCAACAGAAAATTGTAGCGCACTTTCCACATTATAAACAATGAAAATTCATCAGACCTATTGAAGAATCAAAAATCTAGACAGCTAACAGGGGTGAGTGGGTGGGTGGGTGGGGGACTAACTACATATGAATATGAAAATGCTTCCAAATAGTTCTGCTATATGTTGAAAATAAGATTAAGATCTGAGTATTTATTGCATAGGCTGTGTTATGGTTTACGGGTGGAGAACCATAGAGGAAGGCAGGAATTCTGCTATATTATGTTGCTGTTTCTACCATAAAATGTCATGGCACCGCTCCTTCACAAATTGTCCATAGCGTTTGGCAAAAAAATCCCCTCGCGCACTTTGCCATGGCTGCTACTTGATAGTACTGAATAGGATAGGCATACCATGTTGCATCAATAGGGGTAGAATATTATATATCTCTATTGCACTAATTGTTTTTAAGCCTATATAAAAAAGACTGTTAAGTAGTTAAAACACGCAGTTTCAC from Lathyrus oleraceus cultivar Zhongwan6 chromosome 1, CAAS_Psat_ZW6_1.0, whole genome shotgun sequence includes:
- the LOC127126910 gene encoding regulator of nonsense transcripts UPF3 isoform X2, whose amino-acid sequence is MKVRSERGKTKVVIRHLPPSLTESDLIQHIHNRFASRYRWFVFRPGNTSHRNQRYSRAYIDFNSPDDVFDFAEFFNGHVFVNEKGVQHKAVVEYAPSLRVPKLSTKKDGRDGTIYKDPDYLEFLKLIAKPQEHLPSAEIQLERKEAEQAGASKEAPIVTPLMEYVRQRRAVDSGPLVSSAATKVGRRARAALHGKPGPVNTRRGSEKKRYVQKDNVKNVNRKDSKDKSAFTVVPRHEDQSAESSIKGIYEIESLHGIEGPVSGIPLTSDSGKKKILLLKGKQREVPKATEGVVKQQIAQSANSAISTTSKQNQRREAGGRLIRNILLNNDSRQSQSTSAGQHKIQILTSENGKRLPRPFGSRSGLSDQVYSHDAGQVTSEGDSKRDLSEKFVRRDLHGLSISGDKTEKRTRRPDRGVWAPLRRSDSSHSGNELSSSSVAQPTLSNPESVEGEVKENVYSGNRSGEFSASAVGRSGPSVENGSQRIFTRRGAPYIVKDDGTVILSEGKLSKKGVVGPSTHEKQVWVQKSSSGS
- the LOC127126910 gene encoding regulator of nonsense transcripts UPF3 isoform X3 codes for the protein MKVRSERGKTKVVIRHLPPSLTESDLIQHIHNRFASRYRWFVFRPGNTSHRNQRYSRAYIDFNSPDDVFDFAEFFNGHVFVNEKGVQHKAVVEYAPSLRVPKLSTKKDGRDGTIYKDPDYLEFLKLIAKPQEHLPSAEIQLERKEAEQAGASKEAPIVTPLMEYVRQRRAVDSGPLVSSAATKVGRRARAALHGKPGPVNTRRGSEKKRYVQKDNVKNVNRKDSKDKSAFTVVPRHEDQSAESSIKGIYEIESLHGIEGPVSGIPLTSDSGKKKILLLKGKQREVPKATEGVVKQQIAQSANSAISTTSKQNQRREAGGRLIRNILLNNDSRQSQSTSAGQHKIQILTSENGKRLPRPFGSRSGLSDQVYSHDAGQVTSEGDSKRDLSEKFVRRDLHGLSISGDKTEKRTRRPDRGVWAPLRRSDSSHSAGEVKENVYSGNRSGEFSASAVGRSGPSVENGSQRIFTRRGAPYIVKDDGTVILSEGKLSKKGVVGPSTHEKQVWVQKSSSGS
- the LOC127126910 gene encoding regulator of nonsense transcripts UPF3 isoform X1, translated to MKVRSERGKTKVVIRHLPPSLTESDLIQHIHNRFASRYRWFVFRPGNTSHRNQRYSRAYIDFNSPDDVFDFAEFFNGHVFVNEKGVQHKAVVEYAPSLRVPKLSTKKDGRDGTIYKDPDYLEFLKLIAKPQEHLPSAEIQLERKEAEQAGASKEAPIVTPLMEYVRQRRAVDSGPLVSSAATKVGRRARAALHGKPGPVNTRRGSEKKRYVQKDNVKNVNRKDSKDKSAFTVVPRHEDQSAESSIKGIYEIESLHGIEGPVSGIPLTSDSGKKKILLLKGKQREVPKATEGVVKQQIAQSANSAISTTSKQNQRREAGGRLIRNILLNNDSRQSQSTSAGQHKIQILTSENGKRLPRPFGSRSGLSDQVYSHDAGQVTSEGDSKRDLSEKFVRRDLHGLSISGDKTEKRTRRPDRGVWAPLRRSDSSHSGNELSSSSVAQPTLSNPESVEAGEVKENVYSGNRSGEFSASAVGRSGPSVENGSQRIFTRRGAPYIVKDDGTVILSEGKLSKKGVVGPSTHEKQVWVQKSSSGS